One Cupriavidus pauculus genomic window, ACGTAGTACGACCACGACGAATACGTGAGGATGATCGGCACGATGAACAGCGCGCCCACGAGCGCGAAGCCCTGGCTCTGCGGCGGCGACGAAGCCTGCCAGATCGAGACGTCCGGCGGAATGATGTTGGGCCACACGCTGATGGCCAGCCCCGTGTAGCCGAGGAACACCATCAGCAGCGCGAGCAGGAACGGCGACGCATTCGGCCGGCTGCCCAGCACGCGGATGATGCCGAACGCGGCGGCGAGCACGAGCACGGGTACCGGCGCGAACCAGAACACGTTCGGCAGCGAGAACCAGCGATGCGCGATCTCCGGATGCGTGAGCGGCGTCCATACGCTGGTGATGGCAATGAAGATCAGCATCATCGCGGTCAGCGGCGTGGCCGCCGCGATCATGCGGCCCTGCAGGCGGCCTTCGGTCTTCATGATCAGCCACGTGCAGCCGAGGAACGCATAGGCCACGACGACGCCGAGGCCCGTGAACAGCGGAAACGGCGCGAACCAGTCGAACGCCCCGCCCACATAGTCATGCCCGTTCACCGCGATGCCGTTGATATACGCGCCCAGCGCCACGCCCTGGAAGAAGCCCGCCAGCGCGGAGCCGCCGATAAACGCCTTGTCCCACAGATGGCGCGTGCGGTCGCTCGCCTTGAAGCGGAATTCGAATGCGACGCCGCGGAAGATCAGCGCCAGCAGCATGAGCATCAGCGGCACGTACAGCGCGCTCAGCACCACGCCGTACGCGAGCGGAAACGCGCCGAACAGCGCCGCGCCGCCCAGCACGAGCCACGTCTCGTTGCCGTCCCAGACCGGCGCGACGGTGTTCATCATCACGTCGCGGTCCACACGGTCGCTCACGAATGGAAACATGATGCCGATGCCCAGATCGAAGCCATCCATGACCACGTACATCATCACGCCGAAGTAGATCAGCGCGACCCAGATGAGGGGGAGATCGATTCCCATGACAGTTTGCCTCGTTAGCCGATTAATGGTTGCTGAACTGCGCAGCGGCGGTACCGGGGACGGTTCCGGATGCGCTGCCACCCATCGGCACCGCCTGCGGCGGCACCGGGATATGGCTGGGGCCCACGTCGCCGTGCGCGCCGCCATCGGGCCCCTTGTTCACGAGCTTGAGCATGTAGCGGATACCGGCGCCGAACAGCAGGAAGTAGACGACCACGAACGCCGCCAGGGAGCCCGCGATCGGACCCACGTCATGGCGCGACACCGCTTCGCTGGTGCGTAGCAGGCCATAGACCACCCACGGCTGGCGGCCGATCTCGGTGGTCAGCCAGCCGGCCAGCAGCGCGATCAGCCCGGTCGGGCCCATCGCCACCGCGAAACGCTGGAACAGGCGGTTGTGGAACAGCGCGCCGTTGCGGCGCAGGACGAGTCCCAGCAGGCCGAACAGGATCATCAGCACGCCGAGGGCGACCATCGCGCGGAACGTAAAGAAGATGACGGTCGAGTTCGGCCGGTCGGCCTTGGGGAAGTCCTTGAGCCCGCGGATCTGGCCGTCGAGGCTGTGCGTCAGGATCAGGCTGCCGAGGCGCGGAATCTCGATCGCGTATTTCGTGACTTCCTTGTCCATGTCAGGAATGCCGAACACGATCAGCGGAAAGCCGCTCGTATCGCCCTTGGGCGCGGTATCCCAGTGGCCTTCCATCGCGGCGATCTTGGCCGGCTGGTACTTGAGCG contains:
- the cydB gene encoding cytochrome d ubiquinol oxidase subunit II: MGIDLPLIWVALIYFGVMMYVVMDGFDLGIGIMFPFVSDRVDRDVMMNTVAPVWDGNETWLVLGGAALFGAFPLAYGVVLSALYVPLMLMLLALIFRGVAFEFRFKASDRTRHLWDKAFIGGSALAGFFQGVALGAYINGIAVNGHDYVGGAFDWFAPFPLFTGLGVVVAYAFLGCTWLIMKTEGRLQGRMIAAATPLTAMMLIFIAITSVWTPLTHPEIAHRWFSLPNVFWFAPVPVLVLAAAFGIIRVLGSRPNASPFLLALLMVFLGYTGLAISVWPNIIPPDVSIWQASSPPQSQGFALVGALFIVPIILTYSSWSYYVFRGKVKAGEGYH